One window of the Endomicrobium proavitum genome contains the following:
- a CDS encoding YgiQ family radical SAM protein has protein sequence MFLPTTKEELSKLGWSVPDIILISGDAYIDSPFMGTAVIGNWLSANGFKVAVIAQPDVNTNDIARLGEPKFFWGVSAGAMDSFVANYTALNKFRNSDDLTPGGINNRRPDRACMAYANLIRRHFKNTKPIVLGGVEASLRRITHYDFKDNALRRSILFDAKADIISYGMGEKSTLALAQALRDQKDWRGINGLCYASKEKLSDAYELPSYEECKENKDKFFDAFNSFYKNECLKEPKILIQKHADRYLVQNPHSPALTTEELDKIYDLDYTREVHPYYAALGKVKAQETIKFSITTHRGCVGECNFCSIAVHQGKQVISRSEKSILAEAKKITELKDFKGYITDLGGPTANMFELKCKAHKVAGSCENKRCLFPAQCSSLISGHNKQLELLEKVAQLPNVKKVFISSGIRYDLICNDKEKGQQYLNSIVANNISGQMKVAPEHTSDKVLSLMGKPNAALLREFVKMFEQSKENTKMFLTYYFIAAYPGCGEREMKELQTFIGRNLKIHPEQIQIFTPTPSTSATTMYYCEKDLTGNKIFVEKDRNKKQKQKQIICR, from the coding sequence ATGTTTTTACCAACAACCAAAGAAGAACTGTCAAAACTCGGCTGGAGCGTTCCTGATATTATTTTAATATCCGGCGATGCGTATATTGACAGCCCGTTTATGGGAACCGCCGTCATAGGCAATTGGCTTAGCGCAAACGGTTTTAAAGTTGCGGTTATCGCCCAGCCTGACGTTAACACAAACGATATTGCCCGCCTTGGAGAGCCTAAATTTTTTTGGGGCGTATCTGCCGGCGCCATGGACTCTTTTGTTGCAAACTATACCGCTTTAAATAAATTCAGAAACAGCGACGACTTAACGCCGGGCGGCATTAACAACCGCCGTCCCGACAGAGCGTGCATGGCATATGCAAACCTTATACGAAGACATTTCAAAAACACAAAACCTATAGTTCTTGGCGGCGTTGAAGCAAGTTTGCGAAGAATTACTCATTACGATTTTAAAGACAACGCGCTGCGGCGTTCCATACTTTTTGACGCGAAAGCGGACATAATATCTTACGGCATGGGCGAAAAATCTACGCTTGCGTTAGCTCAAGCGCTGCGCGACCAAAAAGATTGGCGCGGCATTAACGGTTTATGTTACGCGTCAAAAGAAAAATTGTCCGACGCTTACGAACTTCCTTCATATGAAGAATGCAAAGAAAATAAAGATAAATTTTTTGACGCGTTTAACTCTTTCTACAAAAACGAATGTTTGAAAGAACCTAAAATTTTAATTCAAAAACACGCCGACAGATATTTAGTGCAAAACCCGCATTCGCCCGCGCTTACAACGGAAGAATTAGACAAAATTTACGATTTAGATTACACGCGCGAAGTGCATCCGTATTACGCCGCGCTTGGCAAAGTAAAAGCGCAGGAAACAATAAAATTTTCCATAACAACCCACAGAGGCTGCGTGGGCGAATGTAATTTTTGTTCTATAGCGGTTCATCAGGGAAAACAGGTAATTTCAAGAAGCGAAAAATCCATACTTGCCGAAGCAAAAAAAATAACGGAACTTAAAGATTTTAAAGGATACATTACCGATCTCGGCGGACCTACCGCTAATATGTTTGAACTAAAATGCAAAGCGCACAAAGTTGCAGGCTCCTGCGAAAACAAACGCTGCTTGTTTCCGGCGCAGTGTTCAAGTTTAATTTCGGGACATAACAAACAATTGGAACTATTAGAAAAAGTTGCGCAGCTGCCAAACGTTAAAAAAGTTTTTATTTCTTCAGGAATACGCTACGATTTAATTTGCAACGATAAAGAAAAAGGACAGCAATATCTCAACTCAATAGTTGCAAATAATATTTCCGGACAAATGAAAGTTGCCCCGGAGCACACAAGCGACAAAGTGCTTTCCCTTATGGGAAAACCCAACGCGGCATTGCTTAGAGAATTTGTAAAAATGTTTGAACAAAGCAAAGAAAATACGAAAATGTTTTTAACGTATTATTTTATAGCGGCATACCCCGGCTGCGGCGAAAGAGAAATGAAAGAACTGCAAACTTTTATAGGAAGAAATTTAAAAATACACCCAGAACAAATACAAATTTTTACGCCAACCCCTTCAACAAGCGCAACAACTATGTATTACTGTGAAAAAGATTTAACCGGCAATAAAATTTTTGTAGAAAAAGACAGAAACAAAAAACAAAAACAGAAACAAATTATTTGCAGATAA